A portion of the Oscillospiraceae bacterium genome contains these proteins:
- a CDS encoding YbaB/EbfC family nucleoid-associated protein, translating into MKARMPAGFGRPDMNALMRQAQKMQEDMKAKQAELEAAEYTGSASGEMVTVKMNGKHEVLAITIKPEAVDPDDIEMLEDLVAAAVNATVKQVDETAEAEMGKLTGGMNIPGL; encoded by the coding sequence ATGAAAGCAAGAATGCCCGCAGGCTTTGGCCGCCCCGATATGAACGCCCTGATGCGTCAGGCCCAGAAGATGCAGGAGGACATGAAGGCCAAGCAGGCCGAGCTGGAAGCCGCCGAGTACACCGGCAGTGCCTCCGGTGAAATGGTCACCGTGAAGATGAACGGCAAGCACGAGGTGCTGGCCATCACCATCAAGCCCGAAGCTGTGGACCCGGATGACATCGAGATGCTGGAAGATCTGGTGGCTGCTGCCGTCAACGCCACCGTCAAGCAGGTGGACGAGACCGCCGAGGCCGAGATGGGCAAGCTGACCGGCGGCATGAACATTCCGGGTCTCTGA
- a CDS encoding ABC transporter ATP-binding protein, with protein MLNIEHLTKTYGGKAAVQDLSLHIRPGEICAFIGHNGAGKTTTLKCCCGIQQFDSGRITVDGISVQDDPLECKRRLAYLPDNPDLYEYMTGIQYLNFIADIFAVGARERAERIRSYGDQFDLTQDLAQPISAYSHGMKQKLAIISALLHEPKLILMDEPFVGLDPLAAHQLKTLMRRFCDGGGAIFFSTHVLEVAEKLCDRVAIIRAGRLVRAGSMDEVRGDDSLEEVFLELEGTEAQA; from the coding sequence ATGCTCAACATCGAACATCTGACCAAGACCTACGGCGGCAAGGCGGCCGTGCAGGATCTCAGCCTGCACATCCGTCCCGGCGAGATCTGCGCATTCATCGGCCACAACGGCGCGGGCAAGACCACCACACTCAAGTGCTGCTGCGGCATCCAGCAGTTCGACAGCGGCCGCATTACGGTGGACGGCATCTCGGTGCAGGATGACCCGCTGGAATGCAAGCGGCGGCTGGCCTATCTGCCGGACAACCCGGACCTGTACGAATACATGACCGGCATCCAGTACCTGAACTTCATCGCGGATATCTTTGCCGTGGGGGCACGGGAACGTGCCGAGCGCATCCGGTCCTACGGCGACCAGTTCGACCTCACGCAGGACCTGGCCCAGCCCATCAGCGCATACTCCCACGGCATGAAGCAGAAGCTGGCCATCATCTCGGCCCTGCTCCACGAGCCGAAGCTCATCCTCATGGACGAGCCCTTCGTGGGGCTGGACCCGTTGGCGGCACACCAGCTCAAGACCCTGATGCGCCGCTTCTGCGACGGCGGCGGGGCCATCTTCTTCTCGACTCATGTGCTGGAGGTGGCCGAAAAGCTCTGCGACCGGGTGGCCATCATCCGGGCCGGGCGGCTGGTGCGGGCCGGTTCCATGGACGAGGTGCGCGGCGATGACAGTCTGGAAGAGGTCTTTCTGGAACTGGAAGGCACGGAGGCGCAGGCATGA
- the recR gene encoding recombination mediator RecR translates to MGYNAAPLEKLIEEFGKFPGIGRKGATRMAYQVLSMSDEDAAALASAIQNAHTKLHRCRICQNYTEAEICPICASAKRDTSVICVVETPRDVQAFERTREYHGLYHVLHGLISPMDGIGAEQLSVKELLARLGDGKVKEVIMAMNPTVEGEATAMYLAKLIKPLGIKTTRLAYGLPVGASLEYTDETTLYRALSGRGEL, encoded by the coding sequence ATGGGCTACAATGCTGCCCCGCTGGAAAAGCTGATCGAAGAGTTCGGCAAGTTTCCGGGCATCGGGCGCAAAGGCGCGACCCGCATGGCCTATCAGGTGTTGAGCATGTCCGATGAGGACGCGGCGGCCCTGGCTTCGGCCATTCAGAACGCGCACACCAAGCTCCACCGCTGCCGCATCTGCCAGAACTACACCGAGGCCGAGATCTGCCCCATCTGCGCCAGTGCCAAGCGGGACACGTCGGTCATCTGCGTGGTGGAAACGCCGCGGGATGTGCAGGCGTTTGAGCGCACCCGGGAGTACCATGGCCTGTATCATGTGCTGCACGGCCTGATCAGCCCCATGGATGGCATCGGGGCCGAGCAGCTCAGCGTGAAGGAACTGCTGGCCCGTCTGGGTGACGGCAAGGTCAAGGAAGTGATCATGGCCATGAACCCCACCGTAGAGGGGGAGGCAACCGCCATGTATCTGGCCAAGCTCATCAAGCCGCTGGGCATCAAGACCACCCGTCTGGCCTACGGTCTGCCGGTGGGTGCAAGCCTGGAGTATACCGACGAGACCACCCTTTACCGTGCGCTTTCCGGCCGCGGAGAACTGTAA
- the dnaX gene encoding DNA polymerase III subunit gamma/tau: MYRALYRKWRPQRFEDVVGQRGIVTALRNQIATGRVGHAYLFTGVRGTGKTTCAKIFAKAVNCLHPQNGDPCGECEICKGIDNGSILDVVEMDAASNNGVDDIRDLRDETAYTPSACQYKVYIIDEVHMLSTAAFNALLKTLEEPPAHVIFILATTEIQKVPATILSRCQRYDFTRIGPEDIAQRVEYIAGEEHLELTSDGAELIARLADGALRDALSILDTCAGVTAKIDADVVRRMAGVTDRSYLFRISDALEAQDGAAALAQLAQLRQQSVDVKRLTEELIAHYRALMLAALPGGQALLSGVSPEEEAQYLEKGPQLGQREAIRAIRTLGTALEHMTRGSDQRIELELALFSLSEPPQQRQTVPVQAAPVARAAQPFVSAPVQQAPVQQPVVEPAPLPEMPQPAAEPVQSAPEPTQEPASVQVPVQAEELPPLPEEPPVQGGEALPWEELSAPAQPVPPPREESSPALQTTAPAPKQEAAPAQPRPAAGSLAPYPEWAQITQKLQEVDPMLYSYLRKSKAYFDGTRVLIDGGKTFRDFIRANKDSQRLIKKLILQVSGKAIPIGPYEPRTAGKAVSNAEQSLHALEKLGLDVSIEDTARKQK, translated from the coding sequence ATGTATCGAGCCCTGTACCGCAAGTGGAGGCCCCAGCGGTTTGAAGATGTAGTGGGTCAGCGCGGCATTGTGACGGCCCTGCGCAATCAGATCGCCACCGGCCGTGTGGGCCACGCCTACCTGTTCACCGGCGTGCGCGGCACCGGCAAGACCACCTGCGCCAAGATCTTTGCCAAGGCGGTCAACTGCCTGCACCCGCAGAACGGCGACCCCTGCGGCGAATGCGAGATCTGCAAGGGCATCGACAACGGCAGCATTCTGGATGTGGTGGAGATGGACGCCGCATCCAACAACGGCGTGGACGATATCCGCGACCTGCGGGATGAGACTGCCTACACCCCCAGCGCCTGCCAGTATAAGGTATACATCATCGACGAGGTGCACATGCTGTCCACGGCGGCCTTCAATGCGCTGCTCAAGACGCTGGAAGAACCGCCGGCCCATGTCATTTTTATTCTGGCCACCACCGAGATCCAGAAGGTGCCGGCCACCATCCTGTCCCGCTGCCAGCGGTATGATTTTACCCGCATTGGGCCGGAGGACATCGCACAGCGGGTGGAGTATATCGCCGGGGAAGAGCACTTGGAACTGACCTCGGACGGCGCGGAGCTGATCGCCCGCCTGGCCGACGGTGCCCTGCGCGATGCGTTGTCCATTCTGGACACCTGCGCAGGCGTCACGGCAAAGATCGACGCAGACGTGGTGCGCCGCATGGCCGGTGTGACCGACCGCAGCTATTTGTTTCGCATCTCCGACGCGCTGGAAGCGCAGGACGGAGCCGCCGCACTGGCCCAGCTGGCCCAGCTGCGGCAGCAGTCGGTGGACGTTAAACGCCTGACCGAAGAACTCATCGCCCACTACCGCGCCTTGATGCTGGCGGCTTTGCCCGGCGGGCAGGCACTGCTCTCCGGTGTGTCACCGGAAGAGGAGGCGCAGTATCTGGAAAAAGGCCCGCAGCTGGGCCAGCGGGAGGCCATTCGAGCCATCCGCACCCTGGGCACGGCACTGGAGCACATGACCCGCGGCAGTGACCAGCGCATTGAGCTGGAACTGGCGCTGTTCAGCCTGTCGGAACCGCCGCAGCAGCGGCAGACCGTACCAGTGCAGGCAGCACCGGTCGCCCGTGCCGCACAGCCCTTTGTGAGCGCACCGGTACAGCAGGCTCCCGTGCAGCAGCCGGTCGTGGAGCCTGCCCCGCTGCCGGAAATGCCGCAGCCTGCGGCAGAGCCGGTGCAGTCCGCACCGGAACCGACACAGGAACCTGCATCTGTGCAGGTGCCCGTGCAGGCCGAAGAGCTGCCGCCGTTGCCGGAAGAACCGCCCGTGCAGGGCGGGGAAGCGCTGCCCTGGGAGGAACTCTCCGCACCGGCACAGCCCGTGCCGCCGCCCCGCGAGGAATCGTCTCCTGCGCTGCAGACAACGGCCCCGGCCCCGAAGCAGGAAGCCGCTCCAGCACAGCCCAGACCGGCAGCGGGCAGTCTGGCCCCATACCCGGAGTGGGCACAGATCACCCAGAAGCTGCAGGAAGTGGACCCCATGCTGTACAGTTATCTGCGCAAATCCAAGGCGTACTTTGACGGTACCCGGGTGCTCATCGACGGCGGCAAGACCTTCCGCGATTTCATCCGGGCCAATAAGGACAGCCAGCGGCTGATCAAAAAGCTCATTTTGCAGGTGTCCGGCAAGGCGATCCCCATCGGCCCCTACGAACCCAGAACCGCAGGGAAAGCCGTGTCCAACGCGGAGCAGTCGCTCCACGCACTGGAAAAGCTTGGGCTGGATGTGTCCATTGAGGACACCGCCCGAAAACAGAAATAA
- the pta gene encoding phosphate acetyltransferase, which yields MADMFAPLVAQLKANPKTIVFTEGNDPRILEAASKLLAEGVLKVVMVGNEAECKAAAAAGNFDISAAEIIDPENYAGFDEMVNTMVELRKGKQTAEECTALLKKSNYFGTMLVKMGKADCLLGGATYSTADTIRPALQLVKTKKGAHLVSSCFILDRDCGEEGLKRIAMGDCAVNIDYTDTIDKATGEVKVSAASKLAEVAVETAKTAKLFGIDPKVAVLSFSTKGSGKGGTVALSHDATIKAQEMDPELAVDGELQFDAAVAPEVAQVKCKGSKVAGQANTFIFPCIEAGNIGYKIAQRLGGYAAYGPILQGLNAPINDLSRGCNADEVYKMSLITACQS from the coding sequence ATGGCTGATATGTTTGCACCGCTGGTAGCACAGCTGAAGGCAAATCCCAAGACGATCGTTTTCACCGAGGGCAATGACCCCCGCATCCTGGAGGCAGCAAGCAAGCTGCTGGCCGAGGGTGTGCTGAAGGTCGTCATGGTGGGCAACGAGGCAGAGTGCAAGGCTGCTGCCGCCGCCGGTAACTTTGATATTTCCGCTGCTGAGATCATTGACCCCGAGAACTACGCCGGTTTTGACGAGATGGTCAACACCATGGTGGAGCTGCGCAAGGGCAAGCAGACCGCTGAGGAGTGCACCGCTCTGCTGAAGAAGTCCAACTACTTCGGCACCATGCTGGTCAAGATGGGCAAGGCTGACTGCCTGCTGGGCGGCGCTACCTACTCCACCGCTGACACCATCCGTCCCGCTCTGCAGCTGGTCAAGACCAAGAAGGGCGCACATCTGGTGAGCTCCTGCTTCATCCTGGACCGCGACTGCGGCGAAGAGGGCCTGAAGCGCATTGCCATGGGCGACTGCGCCGTCAACATCGACTACACCGACACCATCGACAAGGCCACCGGCGAAGTCAAGGTGTCCGCTGCTTCCAAGCTGGCTGAGGTGGCCGTTGAGACCGCCAAGACCGCAAAGCTGTTCGGCATCGACCCGAAGGTCGCCGTGCTGAGCTTCTCCACCAAGGGCTCCGGCAAGGGCGGCACCGTCGCTCTGAGCCACGACGCTACCATCAAGGCTCAGGAGATGGACCCCGAGCTGGCTGTGGACGGCGAACTGCAGTTTGACGCTGCCGTTGCTCCGGAAGTGGCACAGGTCAAGTGCAAGGGCAGCAAGGTCGCCGGCCAGGCCAACACCTTCATCTTCCCCTGCATCGAGGCCGGCAACATCGGCTACAAGATCGCACAGCGTCTGGGCGGCTACGCTGCCTACGGCCCCATCCTGCAGGGCCTGAACGCTCCCATCAACGACCTGTCCCGCGGCTGCAACGCTGACGAGGTCTACAAGATGAGCCTGATCACTGCCTGCCAGTCCTGA
- the smpB gene encoding SsrA-binding protein SmpB produces MAPTKERPATKTIATNREARHEYFVLEALETGVELKGTEVKSLRAGGVNLKDSWVDIEDGELLVKGMHITPYDHGNIFNQDPLRVRRLLAHKNEIRRLHQQCKLQGYTLVPLSLYFKHGRVKMELGLCKGKKLYDKRADAAQRDAKRSIDRAMKSNGKYY; encoded by the coding sequence ATGGCACCCACTAAGGAGCGCCCGGCGACCAAAACCATCGCCACCAACCGCGAAGCGCGCCACGAGTATTTCGTTCTGGAAGCGCTGGAGACCGGCGTTGAGCTCAAGGGCACCGAGGTCAAAAGCCTGCGGGCCGGCGGGGTCAACCTGAAGGACAGCTGGGTGGACATTGAGGACGGCGAACTGCTGGTCAAGGGCATGCACATCACGCCCTACGACCACGGCAACATCTTCAACCAGGACCCTCTGCGTGTCCGGCGGCTTCTGGCACACAAAAACGAGATCCGGCGGCTGCACCAGCAGTGCAAGCTGCAGGGATACACGCTGGTGCCGCTTTCGCTCTATTTCAAACATGGCCGCGTAAAAATGGAACTGGGCCTTTGCAAGGGCAAAAAGCTCTACGACAAGCGTGCCGACGCCGCCCAGCGCGACGCCAAGCGTTCCATCGACCGCGCCATGAAATCCAACGGCAAATACTACTGA